A genomic region of Candidatus Marimicrobium litorale contains the following coding sequences:
- a CDS encoding FMN-binding protein: MQFIARGQLARGVLVVALLAAAFFAYGEDYLDRDAFLHLAFGQAQPEMQTLWVTEDLRNAAETAVGWMPRALRLRYWQSGDSTAWILEDIGKEKPITLGISISGDRLERVDVLAFRESRGWEIRYPFFTGQFQGLTLADDGYLSERVDGITGATLSVRAVDRMTRLALWLNAQVRG, translated from the coding sequence GTGCAGTTTATTGCGCGCGGACAGTTAGCTCGTGGAGTGTTGGTCGTCGCCCTTTTGGCGGCGGCTTTTTTCGCATATGGCGAGGATTATCTCGATCGGGACGCTTTTCTGCACCTTGCTTTTGGGCAAGCACAGCCGGAGATGCAAACCTTGTGGGTCACCGAGGATTTGCGCAACGCTGCGGAGACGGCGGTGGGTTGGATGCCACGGGCATTGCGCTTGCGTTACTGGCAGTCCGGTGATTCTACCGCCTGGATCCTGGAGGATATTGGAAAGGAAAAACCCATCACTCTGGGTATCAGCATTTCCGGGGACCGCCTGGAGCGAGTGGATGTGTTGGCCTTCAGGGAAAGCCGTGGTTGGGAAATACGCTACCCGTTCTTCACCGGACAGTTTCAGGGGCTGACATTAGCGGACGATGGCTATTTGTCGGAGCGCGTAGACGGCATCACCGGCGCAACGCTGTCGGTGCGGGCGGTGGATCGTATGACACGGCTGGCGTTGTGGCTGAACGCGCAGGTGCGCGGATGA
- a CDS encoding porin, protein MKKRIAAVALSLFAPTTLAAAPTAEEMWAVIQQQQAEIANLKAQLATTDEEIRETAIMAEATAVMVEETVINRTGSMAEHWTERTTIGSYGEMHYNNLDEENDVGSNKKEIDFHRFVVYLGHEFSERTRMFSELELEHSLSGEGKNGEVELEQAYIEHDITDSMSFRAGLFLVPVGILNQTHEPNTFYGVERNNVEKNIIPTTWWEGGVALKGEFAPGWAYETAVASGLKLDAADGEYKIRDGRQKVSEADANDLSYTANLKYTGLAGLEVGATLQYQSDLYQGDYTDSVDALLYTAHVAYRNGPFGLRVLGARWDIDDSINQIKQGADDQEGWYIEPSWEFTRSIGVFARYSEWDNLAGDNGSSDISEWDMGLNYWLDETVVFKVDYQIQDAPEDMKEYTGFNLGVGWSF, encoded by the coding sequence ATGAAAAAAAGGATCGCAGCCGTCGCGCTGAGCTTATTTGCGCCGACGACGCTGGCCGCAGCGCCCACCGCAGAGGAAATGTGGGCGGTTATACAGCAACAGCAGGCGGAAATTGCCAACCTCAAGGCGCAACTGGCTACAACCGATGAGGAGATCAGGGAAACTGCGATCATGGCGGAAGCCACCGCCGTCATGGTGGAAGAGACGGTGATTAACCGCACGGGATCGATGGCCGAGCACTGGACAGAGCGCACTACCATTGGTAGCTACGGCGAGATGCACTACAACAATCTGGATGAAGAGAATGACGTTGGCAGCAACAAGAAGGAAATCGATTTCCATCGTTTTGTCGTGTACTTGGGTCATGAATTTAGCGAGCGGACTCGGATGTTTTCCGAGCTCGAGCTTGAGCACTCGTTATCGGGCGAAGGTAAGAACGGCGAGGTGGAACTTGAGCAGGCTTATATCGAGCACGATATTACTGACTCGATGAGCTTCCGTGCGGGCCTTTTTCTTGTGCCAGTTGGAATTCTCAATCAGACCCATGAGCCCAATACGTTTTATGGTGTTGAGCGCAATAACGTGGAAAAGAACATTATTCCCACCACCTGGTGGGAGGGCGGAGTGGCGCTGAAGGGAGAGTTTGCGCCCGGGTGGGCCTACGAGACTGCGGTCGCCTCCGGTCTCAAGTTGGACGCAGCCGATGGCGAGTATAAAATTCGCGACGGGCGCCAGAAGGTGTCGGAAGCAGATGCCAATGATCTCTCCTATACGGCCAATCTGAAATACACCGGTCTCGCAGGTCTGGAAGTGGGCGCTACGTTGCAATACCAGTCTGATTTGTATCAGGGCGACTATACCGACAGCGTAGACGCGTTACTTTATACGGCCCATGTTGCCTACAGGAACGGCCCCTTCGGGCTGCGCGTATTGGGTGCCCGGTGGGATATTGATGACAGTATCAACCAGATCAAGCAGGGAGCTGACGACCAGGAAGGCTGGTATATAGAACCCTCGTGGGAGTTCACCCGCAGCATTGGTGTCTTTGCTCGTTACAGCGAGTGGGATAACTTGGCCGGCGACAATGGCAGTTCCGATATCAGCGAGTGGGATATGGGTCTGAATTATTGGCTTGATGAGACGGTGGTATTCAAGGTGGACTATCAGATTCAGGATGCACCGGAAGACATGAAAGAATACACAGGCTTCAATCTTGGAGTCGGCTGGAGTTTTTAG
- a CDS encoding serine hydrolase domain-containing protein yields the protein MFDVVSPDSVSMDSAQLERVSEHLSKHYIEPGKISGSVTLVARRGQVCLLDVQGYRDVERSRPMTADSIMRIYSMTKPITSLAMMTLHEKGLFSLDDPVHRYIPGWRDLPVWKTGSYPLFETVPARRAMTIRDLFMHTSGITYDFLRDSNIDYAYRKAGVGRPRLGYTLQQMVDELAQMPLLFSPGDRWNYSLSTDVLGYLVEILSGQSLPDYLRTTIFEPLGMHDTCFEIPADKVDRFASCYTRNMEKGMDLTDDARSSEFAERTFYSGGGGLLSTAGDYYRFCQMLLGGGTRDGVRIIGPRTLDYMTRNHIPGGADMGAFATGSFSEAAYEGVGFGLGFASTIDPICNGHPVSPGIYFWGGLASTLFWVDPAEEMVVIFMTQLIPSRTFNFRGQLENIIYAALN from the coding sequence GTGTTTGATGTCGTCAGCCCTGATTCTGTTTCCATGGACAGCGCCCAACTGGAGCGCGTGAGTGAGCATTTGAGTAAACATTATATCGAGCCCGGTAAGATTTCCGGCAGTGTGACCCTCGTCGCGCGACGGGGGCAGGTGTGTCTGTTGGACGTTCAGGGGTATCGCGATGTGGAGCGCTCCCGGCCGATGACCGCCGACAGTATTATGCGTATTTATTCCATGACGAAGCCGATCACGTCTCTGGCAATGATGACGCTGCACGAAAAGGGGCTTTTTTCACTGGATGATCCGGTGCACCGTTACATTCCTGGCTGGCGTGACTTGCCCGTCTGGAAAACCGGCTCCTACCCTCTCTTTGAAACAGTCCCTGCCCGGCGTGCCATGACAATACGCGACCTGTTTATGCACACCTCAGGCATAACCTATGACTTCTTACGTGACTCTAACATTGACTACGCCTACCGCAAGGCCGGTGTGGGTAGACCAAGGCTAGGTTATACCTTGCAGCAAATGGTAGATGAGCTCGCACAAATGCCCCTCCTGTTTTCGCCCGGTGATCGTTGGAATTATTCGTTATCTACGGATGTGTTGGGCTATCTGGTCGAAATTCTGAGTGGTCAAAGTTTGCCGGACTATTTGCGCACTACGATCTTCGAACCGCTGGGCATGCACGATACCTGCTTCGAAATTCCTGCTGATAAAGTGGATCGCTTTGCTAGCTGTTACACGCGCAACATGGAAAAGGGGATGGACCTTACTGATGACGCCCGTAGCAGCGAGTTCGCCGAACGTACCTTTTATTCCGGAGGAGGTGGCTTGTTGTCTACGGCGGGCGACTATTACCGCTTTTGCCAGATGCTACTGGGAGGCGGCACCCGGGACGGTGTAAGGATTATCGGTCCGCGCACGTTGGATTATATGACCCGCAATCACATACCGGGCGGAGCGGATATGGGGGCCTTTGCGACCGGCAGTTTCAGTGAGGCTGCCTATGAGGGGGTAGGGTTTGGCCTGGGCTTTGCGAGTACGATTGATCCGATATGCAACGGGCACCCGGTGTCTCCGGGTATTTATTTTTGGGGTGGACTGGCCAGCACGCTTTTTTGGGTGGACCCGGCAGAGGAAATGGTGGTGATCTTCATGACCCAGCTAATTCCTTCGCGAACCTTCAACTTCCGCGGCCAGCTCGAAAACATCATTTACGCTGCGCTGAACTAG
- a CDS encoding sigma-54-dependent transcriptional regulator gives MSDSAIRLLMVEDSPSLAEVYRAYLEGTGHEIHIAANLKEAFDAYNANRPDVVLLDIQLPDGSGMDFLERYGEAKNDAAIIVMTAHGTNEIALEAIKKGASDFLTKPFDASRLQVTLENVVAKLRLGKKVSELSDLERDGFSGFIGRSTAMQAVYKKIESLATSDATAFIVGESGTGKELAAEAIHNSSRRHSRELVAINCAAIPTERMESELFGHVKGSFTGAGSDRIGAVGAAKGGTLFLDEICELDLNLQKKLLRFIQTGTYRKVGCNKLQIANVRFICATNREPLEEMKEGRFREDLFYRLYVVPVTLPPLREHREDIMQIADSFLAQFCTEENKSFSGFALEAKKAMEQYLWPGNVRQLQNAVHQMVILYDDNLIEHSMLPDYVFPGDLEAGFLPAENGVNDQPGAPRNLTHSAVVPLWKIEKDTIESAISACEGNVNKAAGLLEVAPSTLYRKLRFWKENQDSTGTK, from the coding sequence ATGAGCGACAGTGCAATACGTCTATTGATGGTTGAGGACAGCCCTTCTCTCGCTGAGGTCTACCGCGCGTACCTGGAGGGCACAGGCCATGAAATACACATTGCTGCCAATCTCAAAGAAGCCTTCGACGCCTACAACGCTAATCGTCCTGATGTTGTCTTACTTGATATCCAGTTGCCCGATGGCAGCGGCATGGATTTTCTCGAACGTTATGGCGAGGCAAAGAATGACGCTGCAATTATCGTTATGACGGCGCATGGAACGAATGAAATTGCACTGGAAGCGATAAAAAAGGGGGCTTCTGACTTTTTAACCAAACCCTTTGATGCATCACGGCTTCAGGTCACACTCGAAAATGTAGTCGCAAAATTGCGACTTGGAAAAAAGGTTAGTGAGCTTTCGGACCTCGAGCGTGACGGCTTTTCAGGATTCATCGGACGCTCGACGGCGATGCAAGCTGTGTACAAAAAGATTGAATCACTTGCGACAAGTGACGCTACCGCCTTCATCGTAGGAGAAAGTGGCACCGGCAAAGAACTCGCAGCAGAAGCTATCCATAACAGTAGCCGGCGTCACTCGAGAGAATTGGTTGCAATAAACTGTGCCGCCATACCAACAGAACGCATGGAAAGCGAACTCTTCGGCCACGTCAAAGGCTCATTTACCGGTGCGGGCTCAGATCGAATAGGGGCCGTCGGTGCTGCAAAAGGGGGCACACTATTCCTTGATGAAATCTGTGAGCTGGATCTAAACCTGCAAAAAAAACTCCTACGCTTTATCCAGACAGGCACCTATCGCAAGGTTGGCTGCAACAAACTGCAAATAGCGAACGTGAGGTTTATCTGTGCGACAAACCGTGAGCCACTTGAGGAAATGAAAGAGGGTCGTTTTCGAGAAGACCTGTTTTATCGCCTCTACGTTGTTCCGGTAACCCTACCTCCCTTGCGAGAGCATCGTGAGGACATTATGCAAATTGCAGATAGTTTTCTCGCTCAGTTCTGTACAGAAGAAAATAAATCTTTTTCTGGCTTTGCTCTCGAAGCAAAGAAAGCAATGGAGCAATACCTTTGGCCTGGAAACGTTCGCCAGCTTCAGAACGCTGTACACCAAATGGTAATTCTCTACGATGACAACCTAATCGAACACTCCATGCTTCCAGACTACGTATTTCCCGGTGATCTCGAGGCCGGGTTCCTGCCAGCTGAAAACGGTGTAAACGACCAACCTGGTGCCCCCCGAAATCTGACTCATTCAGCTGTAGTGCCTCTTTGGAAAATAGAAAAAGATACAATCGAAAGCGCCATTTCTGCATGCGAAGGTAATGTCAATAAAGCGGCCGGCCTGCTCGAAGTCGCGCCATCCACCCTTTACCGAAAACTGCGATTCTGGAAAGAAAACCAGGATAGCACCGGTACAAAGTGA
- a CDS encoding heme NO-binding domain-containing protein has product MYGLINSALKSMINEQFSADTWEKILAVSNVPNESFMTMRSYDDQITYDLVGAASEILAMPAEKCLELFGEYWVLESAPREYGSLLDACGANFIEFMSNLNTLHDRITTTFLDYRPPEFCCEEREGHHTIIYRSPREGLVPFVVGLLKGLAIRFNCELNILGIEKITTERGTEAEIKITISSRD; this is encoded by the coding sequence ATGTACGGTCTCATAAACAGCGCATTGAAAAGTATGATCAATGAGCAATTCAGTGCCGACACCTGGGAGAAGATTCTGGCTGTGTCTAATGTTCCTAATGAATCGTTTATGACGATGCGTAGCTATGACGACCAGATCACTTATGATCTGGTAGGAGCGGCATCGGAGATATTAGCCATGCCAGCAGAAAAATGCCTGGAACTTTTTGGAGAATACTGGGTTCTCGAAAGCGCACCGCGTGAATATGGTTCGCTATTGGATGCATGCGGCGCTAATTTCATAGAATTTATGAGCAACCTCAATACACTACATGATCGGATAACGACTACTTTTCTGGATTACAGGCCTCCTGAATTCTGCTGTGAAGAACGTGAAGGTCACCATACGATCATCTATCGCAGTCCGAGGGAAGGGCTTGTTCCGTTTGTCGTGGGCCTACTCAAGGGTCTGGCCATTCGGTTCAACTGCGAACTGAACATACTCGGCATCGAAAAGATCACTACCGAGCGCGGAACCGAGGCAGAAATTAAAATTACTATATCGTCGCGCGACTGA
- a CDS encoding response regulator produces MPQLDDHPTLNAVFTSLRPRDIKSFQDAMKSAGSLILMVSRDGRFAVRGQWFLKEQMGRQYLVFCGAPWVSWMVEHRLEKTLQLTDFSAQDVQLDILFYMTTEARMIADLENVNSALLGTKAELENAQKQKDAFFAQMSHEIRTPLNAVISALRLLQNKSLNDDARMLIDLAQESSDNLMHVVNYVLDVSKMDAEEKIEKHESVLLAKFADSVVDVVRPRALEKSIDLILDVDENVDARISTAPDLLRQVLLNLLNNAIKFTDDGAVKLFIKKTAKGLYFSVKDTGAGISEEQKDSVFEPYESRPVRGDYGSGLGLDICRRNVERLGGKIGLESTLGKGSCFWFVIPDNIPIMESSPVVQHPGKSLPETLYGNILLVDDNATNLLLETQILESIGLTVTGAESGKSAISLVFAQRFDLVLMDINMPDMDGHQTTTAIRKVMGKEELPIIALTAYASSEEAGKSMKSGMNGYLTKPIDVELLIEELEHWLKSKQKNGSESSLLDIEIIDTLISQIGGDGLKNVLIKFTEEFDLHISTLENNVSMQAVLRSLHILKSTSRSLGLDQSANIFAAMESKAKKGAAPDRAALTDTRLLLENSLRALENYSSLTH; encoded by the coding sequence ATGCCACAACTCGACGATCACCCAACGCTCAACGCGGTCTTCACGTCCCTAAGGCCAAGAGATATAAAGTCTTTTCAGGATGCAATGAAGTCGGCTGGCTCTTTGATTCTGATGGTTTCAAGAGATGGGCGTTTTGCGGTAAGGGGTCAGTGGTTCCTCAAAGAGCAAATGGGGCGACAGTACCTCGTTTTCTGCGGCGCGCCATGGGTGTCCTGGATGGTAGAGCATCGTCTTGAAAAAACACTGCAACTCACAGATTTTTCAGCTCAAGATGTTCAGCTGGATATACTTTTCTATATGACAACAGAAGCACGAATGATTGCAGATCTTGAAAATGTAAACTCCGCACTACTAGGCACCAAGGCTGAACTGGAAAATGCTCAAAAACAGAAAGATGCTTTTTTCGCACAAATGAGTCATGAAATTCGAACTCCATTGAATGCTGTCATCAGCGCGTTGAGGCTTCTGCAGAATAAATCGCTTAATGACGACGCGAGAATGCTAATCGATTTAGCGCAGGAATCTTCTGACAATCTTATGCACGTGGTTAATTACGTTCTTGATGTTTCAAAGATGGACGCCGAGGAAAAGATCGAGAAACATGAATCTGTTCTTCTCGCGAAATTCGCTGATTCTGTAGTAGATGTTGTAAGGCCGCGCGCACTAGAAAAGTCTATCGATTTAATTTTAGATGTTGATGAGAATGTTGACGCCCGAATCAGCACTGCACCCGATCTTTTGCGCCAAGTCCTCCTTAATTTACTGAACAACGCAATCAAATTTACGGACGATGGCGCGGTTAAACTGTTTATCAAAAAAACAGCCAAAGGGCTTTATTTCTCAGTAAAAGACACCGGAGCAGGTATTTCAGAAGAGCAGAAAGATTCCGTGTTTGAGCCATATGAATCACGACCCGTCCGGGGGGATTATGGCTCGGGGCTGGGGCTGGATATCTGCCGGCGAAATGTTGAGCGCCTCGGAGGCAAAATCGGCCTGGAATCGACACTCGGTAAGGGCTCCTGTTTCTGGTTCGTTATCCCGGACAATATTCCTATTATGGAAAGCTCGCCTGTTGTTCAGCATCCAGGCAAGTCGCTTCCCGAGACACTTTACGGCAACATTCTGCTGGTTGATGACAACGCCACTAACCTCCTACTCGAAACACAGATTCTCGAGAGCATCGGCTTAACAGTCACTGGTGCAGAAAGCGGAAAAAGCGCTATCTCGCTCGTATTCGCGCAGCGTTTTGATCTTGTACTGATGGACATAAATATGCCCGATATGGACGGACACCAGACCACGACAGCAATACGTAAGGTGATGGGCAAGGAAGAACTGCCTATTATCGCGCTAACGGCCTACGCGAGTTCAGAGGAAGCTGGCAAAAGTATGAAAAGCGGCATGAACGGATATTTAACCAAGCCAATCGATGTTGAGCTGCTGATAGAAGAGCTCGAGCATTGGCTCAAAAGTAAGCAAAAAAATGGCAGTGAAAGCTCTCTGCTCGATATCGAAATAATCGATACGCTGATTTCCCAGATCGGGGGAGATGGTCTAAAAAACGTATTGATAAAATTCACTGAAGAGTTCGACTTACACATTAGCACGCTCGAAAATAACGTCAGCATGCAAGCGGTTCTCCGATCTTTACATATTTTAAAGAGCACCAGTCGAAGCCTTGGCCTTGATCAGTCAGCAAATATTTTTGCAGCTATGGAATCAAAGGCAAAAAAGGGCGCAGCGCCTGACAGGGCCGCATTAACCGACACACGCTTACTACTGGAAAATTCACTGCGAGCACTTGAAAATTATTCCTCACTGACGCATTGA